One window of the Shewanella cyperi genome contains the following:
- the nhaD gene encoding sodium:proton antiporter NhaD, with protein sequence MLYTFLIILAVLALLSIIFEEVTHLNKAKTTLFFGCVSWLALFMHAGDGEHSKLVAESLNENLLEIATLWLFLMSTMTFVAYLNAKGMIQIMVQKIFPQRVTVRMLMIQVAFFSLLLSAFCDNVTATLVSLGLLTTFKLDKQMRRRMAVLIIFAVNSGGVALITGDVTTLMIFLSGHVHISELLALFVPASVSVLLLAVLFSMNANGEVSTSPIKRSYQKVDVAIAIIFFCTIIMTMVLNVLFGIPPVLTFLSGLSIMFLVGHTARSDKEEIKILEYIRQVEYDTLLFFLGILLLVGMLKEIGTLNMLTEVYAMFDPNISNFVTGMGSALIDNVPLTAALLKAEPVLNTPEWLGLTYAVGVGGSLLVIGSASGIVAMSKVKELTFVSYLKYVPSLLLSYSVGYALTLFMAYEFFN encoded by the coding sequence ATGCTCTACACCTTTCTGATCATTTTGGCAGTGCTGGCACTGCTGAGCATCATCTTTGAAGAGGTTACCCACCTTAACAAAGCCAAAACCACCCTGTTTTTCGGCTGTGTCTCCTGGCTGGCCCTGTTCATGCACGCCGGCGACGGCGAGCACAGCAAACTTGTCGCCGAATCACTGAACGAGAACCTGTTGGAAATTGCTACCTTATGGCTGTTCCTGATGTCGACCATGACCTTCGTGGCCTACCTCAACGCCAAGGGCATGATCCAGATAATGGTGCAGAAGATTTTCCCCCAGCGGGTGACTGTACGCATGCTGATGATCCAGGTGGCGTTCTTCTCGCTGCTGCTGTCGGCCTTCTGTGATAACGTCACCGCCACCCTGGTGTCCCTGGGGCTGCTGACCACCTTCAAGCTCGACAAGCAGATGCGCCGCCGCATGGCCGTGCTGATCATCTTCGCGGTGAACTCAGGCGGTGTGGCACTGATCACAGGCGACGTAACCACCCTGATGATCTTCCTGAGCGGCCACGTGCATATCTCCGAACTGCTGGCGCTGTTTGTTCCCGCCTCGGTCAGTGTGCTGCTGCTGGCGGTGCTCTTCTCCATGAATGCCAACGGTGAAGTCAGTACCAGCCCCATCAAGCGCAGTTACCAGAAGGTGGATGTGGCCATCGCCATCATCTTCTTCTGTACCATTATCATGACCATGGTGCTGAACGTGCTGTTCGGCATACCACCGGTACTGACCTTCCTCAGCGGTCTGTCGATCATGTTCCTGGTGGGCCACACCGCCCGCAGCGACAAGGAAGAAATCAAGATCCTTGAGTACATACGTCAGGTGGAATACGACACCCTGCTGTTCTTCCTCGGGATCCTGCTGTTGGTGGGTATGCTCAAGGAAATAGGCACACTGAACATGCTGACCGAGGTCTACGCCATGTTCGACCCCAATATCTCCAACTTTGTCACAGGTATGGGTTCGGCGCTGATCGACAACGTGCCCCTGACCGCAGCCCTGCTGAAGGCAGAGCCTGTGCTGAACACCCCAGAATGGCTGGGCCTGACCTATGCCGTGGGTGTGGGTGGTTCGCTGCTGGTGATTGGTTCGGCGTCCGGTATCGTGGCCATGAGCAAGGTGAAGGAACTGACCTTCGTCAGCTACCTCAAGTACGTGCCATCCCTGCTGCTGTCCTACAGCGTCGGCTACGCCCTGACTTTGTTTATGGCGTACGAGTTCTTCAACTGA
- a CDS encoding DUF6776 family protein — protein sequence MGNYHRWLDRLQVMERKFRPSSRYLSALMLVAFVLGALSYHSWLALDNTPISLGGGKSKQLAAQLAEQAQQLASRNLELALERDANDKLKQMFAEQHQQQKALERELAFYRAIMAPGENADGVSIHGLELLPGFQPGSQKLKLVLTQLQKRKQALKGRIEATLIGLRDNKPTELDISKAGGKFSGFDFRYFQVLESDLLVPADFELKRVRVKVIVPASRWSKGAQTEQEFSLPELLEGQKEAGIILEQNSQVTDNSAQNTEVRGSND from the coding sequence ATGGGGAATTATCACCGCTGGCTGGATCGGCTGCAAGTGATGGAGCGCAAATTCAGGCCATCGAGCCGCTACCTCAGCGCCCTGATGCTGGTGGCCTTTGTGCTGGGAGCCCTGAGCTACCATTCTTGGTTGGCGCTGGATAATACCCCCATCAGCCTGGGGGGCGGCAAGAGCAAGCAGCTGGCGGCACAATTAGCCGAGCAGGCCCAACAACTGGCCAGCCGCAATCTGGAGCTGGCGCTGGAGCGGGATGCCAACGACAAGCTGAAACAGATGTTTGCCGAGCAGCATCAGCAGCAGAAGGCGCTGGAGCGGGAGCTGGCCTTTTACCGGGCCATTATGGCGCCGGGGGAAAATGCCGATGGTGTGTCGATCCACGGTCTGGAATTGCTGCCCGGCTTTCAACCCGGGAGTCAAAAGCTCAAGCTGGTATTGACCCAGTTGCAAAAGCGCAAGCAGGCGCTCAAGGGGCGGATTGAGGCCACCTTGATAGGCCTGCGTGACAATAAGCCAACCGAGTTGGATATCAGCAAGGCCGGCGGCAAGTTCAGCGGTTTTGACTTCCGTTATTTTCAGGTGCTGGAATCGGACTTGTTGGTCCCGGCGGATTTTGAACTCAAGCGGGTGCGGGTCAAGGTGATAGTACCCGCCAGCCGTTGGAGCAAAGGCGCCCAGACCGAGCAGGAATTCAGCCTGCCGGAGCTGCTGGAGGGCCAAAAAGAAGCCGGTATAATACTTGAACAAAATAGTCAGGTAACGGATAATTCGGCACAGAATACTGAAGTACGAGGTAGTAATGACTGA
- the hemL gene encoding glutamate-1-semialdehyde 2,1-aminomutase, giving the protein MTRSETLFEQAKKSIPGGVNSPVRAFNGVGGTPRFIEKADGAYIYDADGKAYVDYVGSWGPMILGHNHPAIREAVLKAVHNGLSFGAPTELEVTMAEKVIEMVPSMDQVRMVSSGTEATMSAIRLARGFTKRDKILKFEGCYHGHADCLLVKAGSGALTLGQPSSPGIPEDFAKHTLTAVYNDLDSVKTFFEQYPEEIACIIIEPVAGNMNCIPPVPGFLQGLRTLCDQYGALLIIDEVMTGFRVSKSGAQGYYGVTPDLTTLGKVIGGGMPVGAFGGKKEVMQYLAPAGPVYQAGTLSGNPIAMSAGLAQLDALCADGLYEELAAKTKRIAEGFKAAADKHGIPMAINYVGGMFGFFFTDEPEIIRFEQVTRCNMEQFRAFYHGMLDEGVYLAPSAYEAGFLSMAHGDAEIEATLAAADRVLARMK; this is encoded by the coding sequence ATGACCCGTTCCGAAACCTTGTTTGAACAGGCAAAGAAATCCATTCCCGGCGGTGTCAACTCGCCGGTGCGCGCCTTCAACGGTGTTGGCGGCACCCCACGCTTTATTGAGAAGGCCGATGGCGCCTACATTTATGATGCCGACGGCAAGGCCTATGTGGACTACGTGGGTTCCTGGGGCCCGATGATCCTCGGCCACAACCATCCTGCCATTCGTGAAGCCGTACTCAAGGCGGTGCACAACGGCCTGTCCTTCGGCGCGCCCACCGAGCTGGAAGTGACCATGGCCGAAAAGGTCATTGAGATGGTGCCTTCCATGGATCAGGTGCGCATGGTCAGCTCTGGAACCGAAGCCACCATGAGCGCCATCCGTTTGGCCCGTGGTTTCACCAAGCGCGACAAGATTTTGAAATTTGAGGGTTGCTATCACGGTCACGCCGACTGTCTGCTGGTTAAGGCCGGCTCGGGCGCCCTGACCCTGGGTCAACCCAGCTCTCCCGGCATTCCGGAAGATTTCGCCAAGCACACCCTGACCGCCGTCTATAACGACCTGGACTCGGTGAAGACCTTCTTCGAGCAATACCCGGAAGAGATAGCCTGTATCATTATCGAGCCCGTGGCCGGTAACATGAACTGTATCCCACCGGTCCCCGGTTTCCTGCAAGGTCTGCGCACCCTGTGTGACCAATACGGCGCACTGCTGATCATCGACGAAGTCATGACCGGCTTTCGCGTCTCCAAGAGCGGCGCCCAGGGCTATTACGGCGTAACCCCGGATCTCACCACCCTGGGCAAGGTTATCGGTGGCGGTATGCCGGTCGGTGCCTTTGGTGGCAAGAAAGAAGTGATGCAGTATCTGGCCCCCGCCGGTCCTGTGTACCAGGCCGGCACCCTGTCCGGTAATCCCATCGCCATGTCTGCCGGTTTGGCTCAGCTCGATGCCCTGTGTGCCGATGGCCTCTATGAGGAACTCGCCGCCAAGACCAAGCGCATCGCCGAAGGCTTCAAGGCCGCCGCAGACAAGCACGGCATCCCCATGGCAATCAACTATGTGGGTGGCATGTTCGGCTTCTTCTTCACCGACGAGCCGGAAATTATCCGTTTTGAGCAGGTGACCCGCTGCAACATGGAACAGTTCCGCGCTTTCTACCACGGCATGCTGGACGAAGGTGTCTATTTGGCACCGAGCGCCTATGAAGCAGGTTTCCTGTCCATGGCCCACGGCGACGCCGAAATCGAGGCCACCCTGGCCGCGGCCGACCGTGTACTGGCCCGCATGAAGTAA
- a CDS encoding general secretion pathway protein GspB: protein MSILLDAVSRSQQQQGDLLSSPRPLYEEPKNGLPLANLWLPAALTLAIASAWGLNHFLHGTEGSAAVTQAATQASAIQTSENEVQTQVSAKQPVSQQAAADTEQGIQESGVRLAGKVALPLSRSWQSQTPETQPSGFVQQSLEQKSSAQDPEGQNVEDADVARQTKLESESFDTEPDSEPIILGAGANQRGLDTLAALKQEVASAAAEEGLSQVQEKARPQVADAELVSAFQAALKEVEFDKSANQPVTEPKLDPIPAPKKDYPKYGELPAALQLRVPEFNINAHVYATAPNNRWLNVDGAELQQGDKIKGLLTIVEIRPRDVVLSIEGTEFKVPAI, encoded by the coding sequence ATGTCGATTCTGCTTGATGCGGTCAGTCGCAGCCAACAGCAGCAGGGGGATTTGCTCAGCAGCCCAAGACCCTTGTATGAGGAGCCCAAGAATGGTTTGCCGCTGGCCAATTTGTGGTTGCCGGCGGCCCTGACCCTGGCGATTGCCTCGGCCTGGGGGCTGAATCATTTTCTACATGGCACAGAAGGTAGTGCAGCTGTTACCCAGGCTGCCACTCAAGCCTCTGCAATCCAGACCTCTGAAAATGAGGTTCAAACGCAGGTTTCAGCCAAGCAGCCGGTGTCGCAGCAAGCCGCCGCTGATACAGAGCAGGGGATCCAGGAAAGTGGGGTGCGTCTGGCGGGCAAGGTGGCCTTGCCTTTGTCCCGTAGTTGGCAGTCCCAAACTCCGGAGACCCAGCCATCGGGTTTTGTGCAACAGAGCCTCGAGCAAAAAAGCTCTGCACAAGATCCTGAAGGGCAAAACGTCGAAGATGCTGACGTTGCCCGGCAAACCAAGCTTGAGTCTGAAAGCTTTGACACTGAGCCGGACTCCGAGCCGATTATCCTCGGTGCCGGGGCCAATCAGCGCGGTTTGGATACACTTGCGGCCCTGAAACAGGAAGTGGCTTCGGCCGCCGCCGAGGAGGGGCTGAGCCAGGTACAAGAGAAAGCAAGGCCCCAGGTCGCCGATGCCGAGCTGGTCAGTGCCTTTCAGGCGGCACTCAAGGAGGTGGAGTTCGACAAATCCGCCAACCAGCCGGTGACCGAACCCAAGCTCGATCCCATACCAGCGCCCAAGAAGGATTATCCCAAGTACGGTGAATTGCCGGCGGCGCTGCAGCTCAGAGTGCCCGAGTTCAATATCAACGCCCATGTGTATGCCACTGCACCCAACAACCGTTGGCTCAATGTCGACGGTGCCGAGCTGCAACAGGGGGACAAGATCAAGGGGCTTCTGACCATAGTGGAGATCCGGCCGCGGGACGTGGTGCTTTCCATCGAAGGCACTGAGTTCAAGGTACCGGCTATCTAG
- a CDS encoding DUF2750 domain-containing protein codes for MSNQRKSLAQITALTPEGRYDYLVEQVKEHKEIWTLQDNDGCVMLTTEDEDCIPMWPSEEAAALWAVDDWQDCQPLSIPLNEWEERWVSGMEDDELMVAVFPVQDDLGVVVQPWELQQRLQPKTKH; via the coding sequence ATGAGCAATCAGCGCAAATCCCTGGCCCAAATTACCGCCCTCACCCCCGAAGGTCGCTACGACTACCTGGTAGAACAGGTCAAAGAACACAAGGAAATCTGGACCCTGCAGGACAATGACGGCTGCGTCATGCTGACCACTGAAGATGAAGACTGCATCCCCATGTGGCCATCGGAAGAAGCCGCCGCCCTGTGGGCCGTGGATGATTGGCAGGACTGCCAGCCCCTGTCCATTCCACTGAATGAATGGGAAGAGCGCTGGGTGTCCGGCATGGAAGACGACGAACTGATGGTGGCCGTGTTCCCGGTGCAGGACGATCTGGGTGTGGTGGTACAGCCCTGGGAACTGCAACAACGCCTGCAACCCAAGACCAAACACTAG
- the erpA gene encoding iron-sulfur cluster insertion protein ErpA has translation MTDQADAAMPIKFTDAAAAKVKSLLEEEQNEALKLRVYVTGGGCSGFQYGFTFDEKVNEGDFTVEKQGVQLVVDPMSLQYLVGGEVDYTSGLEGSRFFVKNPNATTTCGCGASFSV, from the coding sequence ATGACTGATCAAGCTGACGCAGCAATGCCCATCAAGTTTACCGACGCGGCGGCTGCCAAGGTGAAGAGCCTGTTGGAAGAGGAGCAAAACGAGGCCCTCAAGCTGCGGGTATATGTGACCGGTGGCGGTTGTTCCGGTTTCCAGTACGGATTCACCTTTGATGAGAAGGTCAACGAGGGTGACTTCACCGTTGAGAAGCAGGGTGTACAACTGGTGGTTGACCCCATGAGTCTGCAATACCTGGTCGGTGGCGAAGTGGATTACACCTCGGGCCTGGAGGGGTCACGTTTCTTCGTGAAAAACCCCAATGCCACCACCACCTGTGGTTGCGGTGCCAGCTTCTCCGTTTGA
- a CDS encoding ExeA family protein — MYKAFYGLKESPFSIAPNPDFLFLSDRHREALAHLTYGLGETGGFVLLTGEVGTGKTTVSRCLLRQLPDNTDTAFILNPSLTEQELLATLCDELKIPYGDNPSLKQLTDLISRFLLQNHQAGRNTVMIIDEAQHLRPEVLEQLRLLTNLETDTKKLLQVILIGQPELQQLLKRQELRQLAQRITARYHLLPLTLEEVGMYVQHRLQVAGRFEPLFNRGAIKVLHKFSGGIPRLINLMCERALMAGYARSRVPIDARMVSQAAAEVLGLEAPKPGLWQRPVPIAIATALTFGGALLWLNQYSGLLPGAEAGQQPPVTTQAVVSDTAVETPAAEVVALQPANSIDEAQSERQAQLQAQARVLNIAIDASREIDTAFAALFGAWGAAPYSDLSPCQGAQAQGLSCHQQQGNWFSLTRLNYPAVVYLLDDEGQDFYGTVLARDGDSLLLQLAEQQLWVERDWFNRHFTGTFELFWQAPAQAASDIGRGSALSQIQWLENGLAQLDDRPPRQMQSFDSQLEMRLKQFQRQHGLKADGIAGSQTQVQLNLYLSRQGPRLVSNGGLS; from the coding sequence ATGTACAAGGCGTTCTATGGACTGAAAGAGAGTCCGTTTTCCATCGCCCCCAACCCCGACTTCCTGTTTCTCAGCGACAGGCACAGGGAGGCCTTAGCCCACCTGACCTATGGCCTGGGGGAGACCGGCGGCTTCGTGCTGCTGACGGGGGAAGTGGGGACGGGCAAGACCACAGTGTCCCGCTGCCTGTTGCGGCAACTGCCGGACAACACTGATACGGCCTTTATTCTCAATCCCTCGCTGACGGAGCAGGAGCTGCTGGCCACCCTGTGCGACGAGCTGAAAATTCCCTACGGCGACAATCCCAGCCTCAAGCAACTGACCGACCTTATCAGCCGCTTCCTGTTGCAAAACCATCAGGCGGGCCGCAATACCGTGATGATCATCGACGAGGCCCAGCACCTGAGACCCGAGGTGCTGGAGCAATTGCGCTTGCTGACCAACCTGGAAACCGACACCAAAAAGCTGCTACAGGTCATATTGATAGGCCAGCCGGAGCTGCAGCAACTGCTGAAACGTCAGGAGTTGCGGCAACTGGCCCAGAGGATCACCGCCCGCTACCACCTGTTGCCCCTGACCCTGGAAGAAGTGGGCATGTATGTGCAGCACAGACTGCAGGTGGCGGGGCGCTTCGAGCCCCTGTTTAACCGCGGTGCCATCAAGGTGCTGCACAAATTCAGCGGGGGGATCCCGAGGCTGATCAACCTGATGTGCGAACGGGCACTGATGGCGGGTTATGCCCGCTCCAGGGTGCCCATAGATGCCCGCATGGTGAGCCAGGCCGCGGCCGAGGTACTCGGTCTGGAGGCGCCAAAACCCGGTCTGTGGCAGCGGCCGGTACCGATTGCGATAGCCACTGCCCTGACCTTCGGTGGTGCCCTGCTGTGGTTGAATCAATATAGCGGTCTGCTGCCGGGGGCCGAAGCCGGGCAACAGCCTCCTGTCACTACCCAGGCGGTGGTATCTGATACTGCCGTGGAAACTCCCGCTGCCGAAGTGGTGGCACTCCAGCCGGCAAACAGCATAGATGAGGCCCAGTCAGAGCGTCAGGCTCAGCTCCAGGCCCAGGCGAGGGTGCTGAATATCGCCATCGACGCCAGTCGCGAGATCGATACCGCCTTTGCTGCCCTGTTCGGCGCCTGGGGCGCAGCTCCTTACAGTGACTTGAGTCCCTGCCAGGGAGCACAGGCCCAGGGATTGTCCTGCCATCAGCAGCAGGGCAACTGGTTCAGTCTCACCCGGCTCAATTATCCGGCTGTGGTGTATCTGCTGGACGATGAGGGCCAGGACTTTTATGGCACCGTGCTGGCGCGCGATGGTGACTCGCTGCTGTTGCAATTGGCTGAGCAGCAACTGTGGGTGGAGCGGGACTGGTTCAACCGTCACTTTACCGGCACCTTTGAGCTGTTTTGGCAGGCGCCGGCCCAGGCTGCCAGCGACATAGGACGGGGATCGGCGCTGAGCCAGATCCAGTGGCTGGAAAATGGTCTGGCCCAGCTTGATGACCGTCCCCCAAGGCAAATGCAGAGTTTCGACAGCCAGTTGGAAATGCGCCTCAAACAGTTTCAGCGTCAACATGGTCTCAAGGCCGATGGCATTGCCGGCAGTCAGACCCAGGTACAGCTGAACCTGTATCTGAGTCGCCAGGGGCCACGTCTTGTGAGCAATGGGGGGCTGAGCTGA
- a CDS encoding anhydro-N-acetylmuramic acid kinase → MKSAYYVGLMSGTSMDGVDAVLVDFAGDAPALVASHTEAFPEHLFKGLQRLCQPGQDEINRLGRLDRSVGLLFAKAVNELLSVAGVDKSQVRAIGSHGQTVRHMPNLEVGFTLQIGDPNTIAAMTGIDVIADFRRKDIALGGQGAPLVPAFHQQLFAREGQQRVILNIGGIANLTYLPGNADKVLGFDTGPGNTLIDAWIREVRQESFDCDGAFAEEGTTHPALLAQLLSHPYFSLDYPKSTGRELFNHAWLEQQLAPYGNLAEEDVQSTLLDLTCHSIANDINKLSAKGELYVCGGGALNGALMRRLAALLPGYSVATTSALGVDPKWVEGIAFAWLALRHDLGLPANLPAVTGASREAVLGARFPAA, encoded by the coding sequence ATGAAAAGTGCCTATTACGTGGGGCTGATGTCCGGCACCAGCATGGACGGTGTCGATGCCGTACTGGTGGACTTTGCCGGTGACGCCCCGGCCCTGGTGGCCAGCCATACCGAAGCCTTTCCCGAGCACCTGTTCAAGGGATTGCAGCGCCTGTGCCAGCCGGGCCAGGATGAAATCAATCGCCTGGGGCGGCTCGATCGCAGCGTTGGCCTGCTGTTTGCCAAGGCAGTCAACGAGTTACTGAGCGTTGCCGGGGTGGACAAGTCCCAGGTGCGCGCCATCGGCAGTCACGGCCAGACGGTGCGTCACATGCCGAATCTGGAAGTGGGCTTTACCCTGCAAATTGGCGATCCCAACACCATAGCGGCCATGACGGGCATAGACGTGATCGCCGACTTTCGCCGCAAGGATATTGCCCTTGGCGGCCAGGGCGCGCCTCTGGTGCCGGCCTTCCACCAGCAACTGTTTGCCCGCGAAGGCCAGCAAAGGGTCATTCTCAATATCGGCGGCATAGCCAACCTCACCTATCTGCCCGGTAACGCCGACAAGGTGCTGGGCTTTGATACCGGCCCGGGCAACACCCTGATAGACGCCTGGATCCGCGAAGTGCGCCAGGAAAGTTTCGACTGCGACGGCGCCTTTGCCGAAGAGGGCACGACCCACCCGGCGCTGCTGGCCCAGTTGCTGTCACACCCCTACTTTTCACTCGATTACCCCAAGAGCACAGGACGGGAACTGTTCAACCATGCCTGGCTGGAGCAGCAACTGGCGCCCTATGGCAATCTGGCGGAGGAAGATGTGCAGTCGACCCTGCTGGATCTCACCTGTCACAGCATTGCCAATGACATCAACAAGCTCTCGGCCAAGGGTGAGCTCTATGTCTGTGGCGGAGGCGCCCTTAACGGCGCCCTGATGCGACGCTTGGCGGCCCTGCTGCCGGGCTACAGTGTGGCCACAACTTCGGCACTGGGAGTCGATCCCAAGTGGGTTGAGGGTATCGCCTTTGCCTGGCTGGCACTTAGGCACGATTTGGGTCTGCCGGCCAACCTGCCGGCGGTCACGGGAGCCAGCCGCGAAGCGGTGCTGGGTGCCCGTTTCCCCGCAGCCTGA
- a CDS encoding aspartate carbamoyltransferase yields MTQFQGSHILSVNQLDLDSIHTIFSVADRMAPYALREKRTRVLDGAILGNLFFEPSTRTRVSFGCAFNLLGGRVAETVGMAASSLSKGESLYDTARVLSTYSDVIAMRHPDAYSVREFAEGSRVPVINGGDGPNEHPTQALLDLFTIQKELNQGGRGIDGMHIAMVGDLKFGRTVHSLSRLLCMYKNINFTLISPTELAMPDYVIADIENAGHKVTITDQLEGHLDKADILYLTRIQEERFPSQEEANKYRGKFRLNRSIYTQHCKSNTVIMHPLPRDSRAQANELDNDLNSHPNLAIFRQADNGLLIRMALFALTLGVDSQLEKYECAVNWYSRKADF; encoded by the coding sequence ATGACTCAGTTTCAGGGATCTCACATCCTCTCCGTAAACCAGTTGGATCTGGACTCAATCCACACCATTTTCAGTGTCGCAGATCGTATGGCTCCCTATGCCCTGCGAGAAAAGCGTACCCGGGTACTCGACGGTGCGATTCTGGGCAACCTGTTTTTCGAACCCAGCACCCGCACCCGTGTCAGCTTTGGCTGCGCCTTCAATCTTCTGGGTGGCAGGGTGGCCGAAACCGTAGGTATGGCCGCATCTTCCCTGTCCAAGGGTGAATCCCTGTACGACACGGCCAGGGTACTGTCGACCTATTCGGACGTCATCGCCATGCGCCACCCCGATGCCTATTCGGTGCGTGAGTTTGCCGAGGGCAGCCGGGTACCTGTGATCAACGGCGGCGACGGCCCCAATGAACATCCGACCCAGGCGCTGCTGGACCTGTTCACCATCCAAAAGGAACTGAATCAGGGCGGTCGCGGCATTGACGGCATGCATATCGCCATGGTGGGCGATCTGAAATTTGGCCGTACGGTACACTCGCTGTCGCGTTTGCTGTGCATGTACAAGAACATCAATTTCACCCTGATTTCACCAACCGAGCTGGCCATGCCCGATTATGTGATCGCCGACATTGAAAATGCCGGCCACAAGGTCACAATTACCGATCAGCTGGAAGGACACCTGGACAAGGCGGATATTCTGTACCTGACCCGCATCCAGGAAGAGCGCTTCCCATCACAGGAAGAGGCCAACAAGTACCGCGGCAAGTTCAGGCTCAACCGCAGCATCTATACCCAGCACTGCAAGTCCAACACAGTCATCATGCATCCACTGCCACGGGACTCCCGCGCCCAGGCCAACGAGCTGGACAATGATCTGAACAGCCATCCGAACCTGGCCATCTTCCGCCAGGCGGACAATGGCTTGCTGATCCGCATGGCGCTGTTTGCCCTGACTCTGGGGGTCGACAGCCAGCTGGAAAAATATGAGTGTGCGGTTAACTGGTATTCACGCAAAGCCGATTTCTGA
- a CDS encoding chloride channel protein: MTVRAKLIKLRQGIHSYLRGELRDKLSEARTSLQLCALALLFGILASLVILLFRLLLQWADSYTHIQEMDFSDMLHNWRALLPLIGALLIWMVAALGSRRYRRMGIAYVLHRYKLHYGKIPLQSAPGQFFQALFALGTNFSVGREGPAIHLGAVSASVLAEKFHLPDNSVRIMCASGIAAGIAATFNAPLAAVIFVFEVIVREYKIHYFFPIIISALCGAVSSQLVFGNVHEYDSIEVIRIPLDHYPVLALGGIVLGVASAGFNSALLRVTELGKHWPLVARLLLAGSITTAVGIALPQALGSGDFAIDVAISDNPALWFLLALLAGKVIATIAAIGLGIPGGLIGPLYGMGALLGAILALVSSLMFPSIAAYVGLYTVVGMTVMMGVCLSAPLAALVALLELTNDAAIIMPAMFVMVPAFLTAHQWFRTESVFFRQLDLMGLGYKVPPVNQGLQKVGVRALMDRRFVIVNNNDELLLEVLKRAEGRPVMVRNAEGQIEMLRLEMHSFEDATTLSRQPMEGLPDSASLNQVYELLLPKRSGEVYIYQDTPEQVVGVISWGNLQQQIRAGEV, encoded by the coding sequence GTGACAGTGCGAGCAAAGCTTATCAAACTCAGGCAAGGGATCCACAGCTACCTTCGCGGTGAGCTGAGGGACAAGTTGTCCGAAGCCCGAACCAGCCTGCAATTGTGCGCCCTGGCACTGCTGTTCGGCATCCTGGCGTCTTTGGTGATCCTGCTGTTCCGCCTGTTGCTGCAATGGGCCGATAGCTACACCCATATCCAGGAAATGGACTTCAGCGACATGTTGCACAACTGGCGAGCCCTGCTGCCACTGATTGGTGCCCTGTTGATCTGGATGGTGGCGGCCCTGGGTTCCCGCCGCTATCGGCGCATGGGCATAGCCTATGTGCTGCACCGCTATAAATTGCACTATGGCAAGATCCCGCTGCAGTCGGCACCGGGCCAGTTTTTCCAGGCCCTGTTCGCCCTGGGCACCAACTTTTCCGTGGGCCGCGAAGGCCCGGCCATTCATCTGGGCGCCGTCAGTGCCAGCGTGCTGGCCGAAAAATTCCACCTGCCGGACAACAGTGTGCGCATCATGTGCGCCAGCGGCATAGCGGCGGGTATTGCCGCCACCTTTAACGCCCCGCTGGCGGCGGTGATCTTCGTATTCGAGGTGATAGTGCGCGAATACAAGATCCATTACTTCTTCCCCATCATTATTTCCGCCCTGTGTGGCGCCGTGTCCAGCCAGCTGGTGTTCGGCAACGTGCACGAATACGACAGTATTGAAGTGATCCGCATTCCTTTGGATCACTACCCAGTGCTGGCCCTGGGCGGCATAGTGCTGGGGGTGGCTTCCGCCGGCTTTAATTCAGCGCTGCTGCGGGTAACAGAACTGGGCAAACATTGGCCCCTGGTGGCCCGGCTGTTGCTGGCCGGTTCCATTACCACGGCCGTGGGCATAGCCCTGCCCCAGGCCCTGGGTTCAGGGGACTTTGCCATCGATGTTGCCATCTCGGACAATCCGGCCCTCTGGTTCCTGCTGGCACTGCTGGCCGGCAAGGTGATAGCCACCATAGCGGCCATAGGTCTTGGGATCCCCGGCGGCCTGATAGGCCCCCTTTACGGTATGGGTGCGTTGCTGGGGGCGATACTGGCCTTGGTCAGCAGCCTGATGTTCCCGTCCATTGCCGCTTACGTCGGCCTCTACACAGTAGTCGGCATGACTGTCATGATGGGGGTGTGCCTCAGTGCACCGCTGGCCGCCCTGGTGGCCCTGCTGGAGCTGACCAATGATGCCGCCATCATAATGCCGGCCATGTTCGTGATGGTGCCGGCGTTTTTGACCGCCCATCAATGGTTTCGCACCGAGTCGGTATTCTTCCGCCAGCTCGACCTGATGGGCCTGGGGTACAAGGTGCCACCGGTCAATCAGGGACTGCAAAAGGTCGGGGTACGGGCGCTGATGGACAGGCGCTTTGTGATAGTGAACAACAATGACGAGCTGCTGCTGGAAGTATTGAAGCGGGCCGAAGGCCGGCCCGTAATGGTGCGCAATGCCGAAGGGCAGATAGAAATGCTGCGCCTGGAAATGCATTCTTTTGAGGATGCCACCACCCTGTCCCGCCAACCCATGGAGGGACTGCCGGATAGTGCCAGCCTCAATCAGGTGTATGAACTGCTGCTGCCCAAACGCAGCGGTGAGGTCTACATCTATCAGGACACGCCGGAGCAGGTGGTGGGCGTGATCAGCTGGGGCAATCTGCAACAACAAATCCGTGCCGGCGAAGTCTGA